CGTGGCTGTTTGTTCTAATGGCGGCACATATAGCACCTCTCTTGGAGAGGCGATAGGTTTTATCAAAAAATTGCATCGAATCGACGAATTAGCCACTCCTCTTAAGAAACGTCCTTAAGAGTTCCCGGCCTGATCGGTCTTTGCACGGAAATCGTCATAGCAAAAAGCGTGCACAAATCACCGCTTGCAACGCTGCGCCTTCTGCCATTCGCGTTCACCAAGTCGTAAGCAAGAGTTTTAGCAAGGGGTGTTGCACCTTTATGACACTGAAGGTTTCACTAACCAACAATTCTGCACAATTTTAGTGCGGGCTGGATTTGGCAGGAGATGAGATGTTCCAACTCGATTCACGACTGGTTGGCGATACCCTGGAAGTGGCGTCCTTGAGGCTCTGCCAGGTTTTGCTACTGAACGATCGCCGTTATGACTGGCTGGTACTGGTGCCGCACAGAGAGGGTGTTACCGAGTTCCTCGACCTGGCACCGGATGATCAGCAACAACTGTGGCAAGAAGTGACACTTGTGGCTCAGGTGTTGCGTAACGCACAGCCGGGTTACAAATTGAATGTCGGGGCCTTGGGTAACGTCGTCAGACAATTGCATGTGCATCTGGTCCTGCGTTGCGAGGAAGACCCGGCGTGGCCAGGGCCTGTCTGGGGACATTCACCCCGTGAGCCCTATGCTGATGAAGCAGGACAAGAAGCGGTGGGTCGTTGGCGGGCCTTGCTCGAACGGGAGATGCAGGCATGACGCTCGAAGAACGTATCGCCGAACTCGAGATACGGCAGGCCTTTCAGGATGACACCATCCAGGCGCTCAATGACGTCATCGTCGAGCAGCAGAAAGCCTTGGATCGCTATGCCGCCCAGATCCGGATACTGGCGGAGCGCCAGGCCGAATTGCAGACCGCGGGTGGTGGTGGTTCGCCGGATGAGGCACCGCCACCGCACTACTGAGACCCGGTCCGCAGCTGAATCTTGTTGTCGCCATGGCGTACGTGCGTGCTCGCCGTTGGCGGCTACTCTAGCGCTACTGCATTGTTGCACTTTTTTGGTGCAGTCCGGCCTCGTCCCCTGTGGAACTCGCTCCGGGAGAGGCCTGTCCTCTGCGGAGCGAAGCCCACAGCACCTTCAGGACGGAGTACGGTTATGGCGTTTTTCACCGCTGCCAGCCAAGCGGATTTCCAACAACAACTCAAGAATGCCCTCGCGACCCATGTCGAAGGGACTACCCTCGGCCAACTGGAGCTTTTCACTGCCCAGTTCTTCGGTATCGTCCCGCTGGAGGAACTGACCCAGCGCCGTCTTTCCGATCTGGTCGGTTGTGTGCTGTCGGCTTGGCGACTGCTGGATGTCTTCGAGCCCCAGGAGCCGCGGGTACAGGTGTTCAATCCGGATTACGAGCGGCATGGTTGGCAATCGAGCCACACCGTGGTCGAGGTGCTGCATGCGGATTCGCCGTTCCTGGTGGATTCGGTGCGC
The window above is part of the Pseudomonas oryzihabitans genome. Proteins encoded here:
- a CDS encoding HIT domain-containing protein, yielding MFQLDSRLVGDTLEVASLRLCQVLLLNDRRYDWLVLVPHREGVTEFLDLAPDDQQQLWQEVTLVAQVLRNAQPGYKLNVGALGNVVRQLHVHLVLRCEEDPAWPGPVWGHSPREPYADEAGQEAVGRWRALLEREMQA
- a CDS encoding SlyX family protein; translated protein: MTLEERIAELEIRQAFQDDTIQALNDVIVEQQKALDRYAAQIRILAERQAELQTAGGGGSPDEAPPPHY